DNA from Mobula hypostoma chromosome 4, sMobHyp1.1, whole genome shotgun sequence:
cctgcctcctgctcaatagtagaagggagaagagatcatggcctggatgatggttGCAGTCCTTCTGTCCCATAATAACGGGTCGACAGTTCCATGATTCAGACCCTGAGATGGTGAAGGAATGGCGACAGAATTCCGAGCTGGGTTGCTGTGTGACTGGGAGGGGAATCTGCGGGTGGTGGTGCTCCATTTGACTGCTGCCCTTTTGCTGCTTGGTGAAAACTGTCACAAGTAGGGGAAGTTTCAGGTCTAATGTCTCCTTTCTTTATTAGATGGAGGGGATGTGGACCAAGTGTGAGAGAATCATTGTGAGACCAGCCAGGGAAGTTGGCAATAGGCTTTCATCCCcgacttcctccaccatcagatttcactcttttagaccataagatataggagcagctccatcattctatcatggctgacttattatccctctcaaccctgccttctccctgtaacctttaacacgcTTGCTAATTAATCCCTACTCTAAACATATCAaatgacttggccgccacagccttctgtggcaataaattccacagactcaccacccactggctaaagaacttcctcctcatctttgttctgaagGACGTCCTCCTATTCTGACACTGTGCCTCCcgatcctagacttccccactaaaggaaacagcctctccatgtCTACTGAATCTAGGCCTGTCagtatttgatgtttcaatgagatttccggCCCCCCCTccaccaattcttctaaactccagtgagtactctGGAGCGATTACTCCAgagtattttttctctcttttgcttaCCACTGCTGTTATATATTATCTATTTTATTGTGATTTACAGCATATTTTATGCCGCAAAACAAACTTCACGATGTCTGGCAGTGATaagattgtgattctgattctgctttctGCTTGTTCTGTGGTTCCACGCTCCCTGAACCTCTAATTCCCACATTATAATTCCCCAAGTACCTGCAACCTTCAGATCTGAACCCTCCTGATCACTCCCGAATTTATTCCTCCATTTTTATCGAGCCCATGAGTTCATCCCCTTCCTGGACTTCCTTGCCCTTCTGTCATCCCATAAGATCATAAAaaaagggagcagaattaggctattcggcccattgagtctgcttcaccattccatcatggctgatttattactcctCTCGACTCCATCCCCCTGCCTTCTCCGTGTAACCTCTAATGCCTTCACTAATCAGAAatttatcaacatctgctttaaatatacccagtgacctggcctcagctgtctgtggcaatgaattccgcaggttcaccatcctctggctaaagaaattcctccccatctctgttctgcaGATTCTCCTTAAAAGCCACCTTTTAGAATGAGCTTTCGTTCACCTCCTCCAAGCATCTCCTGAGTTTTTTCCTTCTGAGCACCCTGTAATGTTTTCACTTGGTTATACAGCAGGCTCTGTGTATTTGGAAGTGGTTTAAATTTACAGTATCGCTCTGGTTATTTGGCTCCTTCCTTTGCCAATACCTCTCGTCACATCTACCAGTGGGAAGGTAACATTTAACACCAGAAGGAACAGGCACGAGGTTATTTTGACAAGTTGACAAGCTATGCAGTGTCTTGTAGAAATCGCCATAAGATTCTTCGTGATTTCACTGCTCTAGTGAGAGTACAGAATGTTTAATATGTGACACAGAGGTTGCTGGAACCAAGTTTAGTAGCATTAACAATATTTTCAAAGGATATTAACTCGGGTCGGAAGTTTTTACTTGCCACATCTTCGCGGCTGTTTTTAGATTACAGGCAAAAATAAACAAGGAAAAGAGAGAGGTCCACAAGACACATCAAACTTGAAGGGGAGACGTTGGTGCAAGAAGCACCAAACAAAAACTTGGTTCCATGTCTTGTGGATGGAAGGGAAGGCCGAGGGGTGAGAAGGGCTCTGTGTTTCTGAAGCGCTGTGCAAGTATTGCTGCTAAAGAGCATCTGATCAACTTTCGCAGAGCAAGGAAGTGGGGCAGTGAAGGAATTGCAAGGAACAAGAAGGAATCGATGAGCGGGTCAGTGCAGAAGGATGGGATACACAGAGTGATGCAGAGTCACTCAGAGGTCACAACACAAAAATGGGCCATTTGACTTATTGCTCTTCCCAAAACCTTCCTACTGCTTTGACTTGCTCTTGCCTCCAGTGGGAATTCCTGTCACCCTGGTATTGTACTCCGCATCCTGGGCAGTCTTTGAGAAGGTCACGATGGAGACCATGTCCTCGCCAATGTCCACTTGTGAGCTCCAACGCTGGCAGATCAGCAGCTTCTTAAGCGCCCGCTGGAAGTCGCGATTGAGGAAGGCATAAAGCATGGGGTTAATGGTGGAGTTACAGTACCCCAGCCATGTTATCACCTTGAAGACATGCACGATGACTTCACTGGTCTCCTCTGCGCTGTGCACCGCCAGCCAAACATTCAGGACAAAGTACGGCAGCCAGCATAAGACAAAAACAGAGATGATGATACTCATTGTCCGGGTGGCCTTGTTCTCCAGCTGCAGGTTGTTGGGGCGTTTGCTGttggggtggtagtggaggtcCAGGGTCTGCGACATGATCCTGGTGGCCTTTAGACGGGAGGCCCGGTAGATGAAGAAGTACATGCTGCACATGATCAGGAAGGGGATGTAGAAGGCCAAAGCAGACGCCACGATGGCAAATGTCCAGTTAGTCACAAAGACACACTCTGTGCCGGCATCAAAGTTAACGCCGGGTATTTCATTCCATCCTTGCATCACTGGCAGGAAGGAAATCAGCGAAGAGTAGACCCAAATGGTCACGGCCATGATGATACATCTGCAAAAGCAATAAAGATGTAAGCACTGGCATCCTGACGACGGGTGAAACTCAACTTGGCAGGAGGAATCACCTGAGGCACacagaaactagcctcccctccactctctctacacttctcacttttgcctcagtaaagcagtcggCACCCTGGATGTTCacttttcttcccccctccccccgtcgGGCAGAACTTACAAACACCCAAAAGCATAAATCATCAGGCTCAAGAACAACTTAGAAGTATTGAATGAATCCCtcatacaataagatggattcttgacctcaagTTTTAGTCTGtcttcactgcactttctctctggCTGTATTTTGCACTCTGTTATAATtgtgtttattgagatacagcacaaaataggcccttccagcccttcgagccacgtcgCCCAGCAATCCCATGAGTTAGCTCTAGGgacacaaatcaaagttgctggtgaacgcagcaggccaggcagcatctctaggaagaggtacagtcgacgtttcgggccaagactgtttgtcaggactaactgaaggaagagctagtaagagatttgaaagggggagggggagatccaaaatgataggagaagacaggagggggagggatgctgcctggcctgctgcattcaccagcaactttgatgtgtgttgcttgaatttccagcatctgcagaattcttcgtgtttgAGTTAACTCTAGGGGACAACTTACCCACCAATCGGTatatctttggcctgtgggaggaaactggagcacctggagcaaatagtgcagtcatggggagagtgtacaaactccttacaggcaacagtgggaattgaacccatgttgcCTTTAgtgtaaagcattctgctaaccactacactactgtgctgcccttgtAGTACTTCAAAGCACTTGTAGtactgtaatgatttgatctgtctgaacagtatgcaagacaatcttTTCACTATATCTATCTATATGTGACAAGGATAAACTCATTCCAATTGCAATCCAAAGGGAAGGGTTTAAACACTAGAAGAGTAAGGCTTACCAGAAGTCACAGGGGTGGTCTGCGACATTTGGCACATTACCCTTAAGAAACTTGCATTGACACAGCCATGACAGTATGAAAAATGGAAGATTCTATTGCTGCTGTGAGAATTCCCAGGaaaatccatccctccccctcctgtcttctcctatcattttggatctccccctccccctccaactttcaaatctcttactcactcttccttcagttagtcctgacgaagggttttggcctgaaacgtcgactgtacctcttcctagagatgctgcctggcctgctgtgttcaccagcaactttgatgtgtgttgccttttCCTTACATTGTTAGTTTCAATCAAGCCACCGCCTCCTgacatctctccacctctcctgCCTCCAGATATGCATTGGGTTACTTTTAAAGCCCATCAGTCTCAATGGTTGTCAACAGTAACTTGATCCCCAATTCACACCTTATATTTGCACATTAGGTAAAGATAAAGGATCTGCTTTGTCACAGGATCTTCGAAataaaacagtgaaatgtgtccttttgTTCAATGACCcaccacagtccgaagatgtgctGGCAGCAGCCAGTAAGTATTGCCATGCTTTCAGTACCATCAAAAACATGCCCTACCCCTACCCTTACTTCTTTTGAAACGTAGGAAGAAAGCAGAGTGCCCGGGGGAAACCTATGCAgtatggggaaaacgtacaaactccttacacacagtggCGTGAATTGAACGCTGATAGCTGATCATTGGTGTTGTAAAACGAATGCACTACCCACTACGCCAGCAGGCTGCCCTGTGCAGAGTCACCGTACCGTGCAACTTTGCCCATCTGTCTGCACAGGAGCCATTTGGTGATTGTATCTGTTGGACCATTAAGAGAAGCCAACAGCAGGATGGGATTCTCTGTCTCATCCTGCAACTCCAAGGAATCTCTGGACTCTCCCCTGACCTGCAAGTTGATTGTGATGGTTGGTGGTTGGGAAGGTCGGCCattgaaaatcttgcctggcgtTTTACCGGAAAATCAGATTCAGATGCATTTACTTATCGCGTGTTAATCAAGACATACAagcgttgccacacattccgacaCCAGAAAAGCATgaccagcagaacaacacacgtaaaaacagaaaaaacaagcccctttcctttctcccattcacacacacagattgACTTCCAACCTAGGGAAAGATGCCctaggtctccagcctccagtggtaTGTATCCTATCCCATGCTTGTCTCCAGGTGACATTCTACTCATCAGAATGCCCCTTATTATTATCAGATCCCAATACCCCTCTTTCCCCAACCATAAAGCCCTGGGCATCTGCCACCCCACTCTTTCTTGTCGTAGAATTTTTAACTAAGTAGAGCATCTCACCATTCACCTCAATGCGCCATTGCTTCACAATGCCAGCTTTCGCCAATCAGCGTTCAGTTCCCGCCACTCATAAACTCGAGAAaccctgcaggtgctggaaatccagagcaacacacacaaaatgctggaggaactcagcaggccaggcagcatctaaggaaatgaaaaaacagtggacgtttcgggcggtgacccttcttcagggctgagaaggaagggggaagatgccagaatagaaatgtgggggggggggaggggaaggaggcgagctggaaggtgataggtgaagccaggtgggtgggaaaggtaaaggctggagaggaaggaatctgataggaaaggagagtgaaccatcggagaaagggaaggaggaagtgaTCCAGGGGGaatggtaggcaggtgagaagagtggaAGGTCAGATtggggaacagaggaagggggggagggaggattttttttactggatggagaaaccaatattcatgccatcaggttggaggttacccagatggaatataaggtactgttcttccaccctgagggtggcctcatctgggcacaagaggagaccatggaccgacatgGGAATTGGAATAAAAATGTTTAGCCACCGGGAAGCTctgcttgtggtggatggagaggaggtgctcgatgaagtggtctctcatatgggcaggtgtagcgctCAGGCTGGTTCCTGtcacagcctgtaaggagtttgtacgttctccccgtgaccacgtatttcctctgggtgctccagtttcctccatcaTTCCAAGGATGTAGAGGTTAGGTTAGTAATTTGTGGGATTGATATGTAGGAACCTGAAGTGGATGAcatttgcagactgcccccaggaCAATTGACACAAATTTCTTTTGACTGAAATGACGCGTCTTACTACATGTTTCGATGGACCTGTAcacttgacaaataaagctcatcttcaaGATCTTTAGTCATCAAGTGGCTCCATTTATCTAGTCTAGCAGTTTACTGCATCCGTGCAGAGAAACGTCCAATGCCCTGATAACTTTGGTTTCTGAACAATGACATATTGTGAAGTGTCCTGTTCAGTAAAACTGTTGGACATACAACATTACAACTAAAATGGTCTCCAAGCAAGAGTGTCCATTACTAAGGGCAATTGTTATTGAAGATTTGAATTAGCAAGGATGGCTTTGCTCATTGGTAGGGTAAGAACCAGGTACAATGACTTGACTGACCTTTTGCGAGACATCCTCTTCGGGTAGTTGTAAGGCGTAACTACTGAGCAGTACCGGTCCAGGCTAATGAAACACAGGGTTACAATGGAGGCTGTGCAGAACATGACATCGAAGGAGATCCAGACTTTGCAGAACTGATGACCAAACATCCACAATCCTGTCACTTCGTAGATAATACTGCAAAAGGAAGAGGAGCCCAGAttgtaaatggaaaaaaaaatcatacttTGACCTAAATCTTTCAGAATCTTCACATTTCAACTGCACTTACAGTAAGGCTGAAACTCTTTACTATAAATAAGATAATCATGAATAAATGCAGTCAAATGCCTAACAAACCAGTCCCTTCTCCCAGGAGAGTATCCATAACCTTCCAATtgctgcacattcatgtgtctgtttAAAAGCTTCTTGAATGCCTCTATGGTATTTGCCTTCACCACCAGTGCTCCTTGGAATGCGTAcccgctaatccaggcagcatcccggtaaggCTCTTTGCAGCCTTAAGAGTCCTCCACACCTAGTTTGTCAAGATACTGATCCTAGATTGTTTaaagtcatttcctgtacacaagtgtaaggagaatgaaataattgttactccagatctgatgcagaacAACCAAAAAACACAACAAAAGGTAGACAGGACACAATAATGATTTTAAAACAGAGTAAATATtaatacgcaaacaacaggaattctgcagatgctggaaattcaagcttacatcaaagttgctggtgaacgcagcaggccaggcagcatctataggaagaggcgcagtcgacgtttcaggccgagacctgacgaagggtctcggcctgaaacgtcgactgcgcctcttcctatagatgctgcctggcctgctgcgttcaccagcaactttgatgtaagcttaaatattaatacataagattgcttatatacacagattgattgtatgtcataAAGTGAAGGTAGGCTGTACTTAGGTTGACTGATCAGAAGTAATAAAGTCGTGGTGGAGGTATTGATTAGTCTTACTGCTCGGGGAAAGCAACTGTTTCTGAGTTTGGTGGTCCTGATATGGATGTATGTTGCCTTCCTCctgaagggagtgggacaaacagtcaatacacacaaaatgctggtggaacgcagcaggccaggcagcatctataggaagaggtacagtcgacgtttcgggctgagactcttcgtcaggactaactgaaagaagagatggtaagagatttgaaagtgggagggggagggggagatccgaaataataggagaagacaggagggggagggatgaagctaagagctggaaagttgattggcaaaagggatacaaggctggataagggagaggatgatgggacgggaggcctagggagaaggaaagggggaggggagcaccagaggaagatacaatgagagggacagagggagaaaaaagagagtgaaagaaggggggggggcgcgcgtgtgcggagataaataaataaataaatatacaaataagggatggggtaagaaggggaggggcattaacgaaacttagagaagtcaatgttcatgccatcaggttggaggctacccagacggaatataaggtgttgttcctccatcctgagtgtggcttcatcctgacagtagaggaggccatggatggacatatcagaatgggaatgggacatggaattaaaatgtgtggccactgggagatcctgctttctctggcagactgctttctctctctttttttctccctctgtccctctcactatatcttcctctggtgctgccCTCCCTCTctatttctccctaggcctcctgtcccatgatcctctcccttcttcggccttgtatcccttttgccaatcaactttccagctcttagctccatccctccccctcttgtcttctcctatcattttggatctccccctccctctcccactttcaaatctcttactatctcttctttcagttagtcctgacgaagggtctcggcccaaaatgtcgactgtacctccgcctgtagatgctgcctggcctgctgagttcaaccagcattttgtgtgtgttgcttgaatttccagcatctgcagatttcctcttggggacaaacagtccatgagcagagtgtgtggggtccttcatgaagTTACTGGTCCTTTTCCGGCACGTTTCTAGGTACATGTCCTTGGTgtcaggtaggctggtgccagtaaagcactgggcagttttgacttccCGTTGTAGATTCTTCCTGTCCGCTGCAGTGCTGTTTCCGTACCAAAGAGCGATGCAGCTTGtaagatgctctctactgcacctctgtagaatgatgtgagtatggttGTGCAAAGTCTAGCTCTCTTCAAGCCTCCTCAGAAGgtagagacattggtgagctttcctgattgtgtaggatgtgttctgggatgaagagaggttgtgtgagatgtgcactcccaggagtctaaaactgctcacagtttccactgctgtgttgCCAACGTAAAGAGAGGTGTGAGTTGTGCGAGTTCTCTTGAAGTCGATAACAATCTCCTTTGActtgctgacattaaggaagaggttgtttgCCTGGCATAAGATGTCAgactcctccacctcctctctgtaggccgtctcacCTTTGTTGGTGACGactgtcatgtcatcagcaaacttgacgaTGCGATCGCTCGGGCATTTGGCCGTGCAGTCATGTAAGAGTAATGTGTACAGCATTGGGGCACCCGTGTTGAGGAGGGAGgtgcagttgtgcatcctgactatctgtatatttgttaggaagtccaacacccagttgcacaatgGTACCTAAGTCATACTCAGACCTAAATCTTACAGATCTTTACATTTGAACTGCAAAATACTGCCAGGCTGGAACACTTAACTTTGTGCTTGACCCAAAGGAGTTTTCCAAAATGATGAAAGCACTTGTAAACTCTAACTATTTTAAACTTTTATGGTGACGAAACACACACAGTACTGCTTAGCAAAATACACTCTGCCTTGCTGCTTTTCTTGTACAGTCCACAGATTATGGTCACAGTTATACTCTGTGTTTGTAAAACGGAAATTCATGTAG
Protein-coding regions in this window:
- the LOC134346001 gene encoding octopamine receptor 1-like, which codes for MRLEANLSVLPNDSVPWDLGAGVGNSSSWLAPQDVMVGILLTLIDLVTFLGNTIVFICPAVEKRLRTVTYMFIMSLALADLLLACLVMPFSIIYEVTGLWMFGHQFCKVWISFDVMFCTASIVTLCFISLDRYCSVVTPYNYPKRMSRKRCIIMAVTIWVYSSLISFLPVMQGWNEIPGVNFDAGTECVFVTNWTFAIVASALAFYIPFLIMCSMYFFIYRASRLKATRIMSQTLDLHYHPNSKRPNNLQLENKATRTMSIIISVFVLCWLPYFVLNVWLAVHSAEETSEVIVHVFKVITWLGYCNSTINPMLYAFLNRDFQRALKKLLICQRWSSQVDIGEDMVSIVTFSKTAQDAEYNTRVTGIPTGGKSKSKQ